The region TTCTGAATTAGTTTCTTTTTTGAGACTCTCAAATTTTTCTTTCAAATGAAAATATTCTTTTTGTAGTATTTTTCTGTATTCCCGATTAGTTTCACTTTCGGTAGCATACACTATAGAATCTTGAAGTTCTCCTTTTATTAATTGGGGAATATATAGGTAGAATCTATGGGGATTTTTGCTACCTTGTAAAACTTGGTCTGTAGGTGTAATAGAGTAAAGGATAGAATTAAGTCTTTGTTGACCATCTAAGACAACGTTTACTATAGTGTTCTCATCAGGGGACTTTACATTTTGGTTTTTTAATGCTGGTAGAGGTTTTACTTGGAAGTCAATTTTCCCTTTAGTATTTTGATGAAAAAGGATAGTTCCTATAAAATAACCTCCAAGTATTGATGTTAAAAGCTCTTTTATATCTTCTGCTTTCCATATAAAGTCTCTTTGGAATTCGGGAATTAAAATTTCACTCTTGAAAGCCTTTTCAATAATGTTGCGAATTTTGATTCTGTCTGTAGATAACATTAGAGGCATTTTATCCCCCTATGAAGTTAGTTCTGCTTTTAGAATTTAGGAGAATATTCTATCTGCTGCAAGTTTATAGTGATGTCTTGGTAAAGTTCGAGCCTCCCTGCAACTCCTTTGCAATAGGAGTTAGTAGTCACTAAATTATTGAGCCGAAGACCCCCCTCCAGGAGGTTCGCCATGGACGTTGTTCTCTTTGTGATTGCCGTTACTTTCCTGATGAACCTGCCCTTCGGCTGGCTCAGAGAGGGTGTGAGGAAGTTCTCTCCTCAGTGGTTTCTCTACGTTCACCTGCCGATTCCGTTTATAATAGCTTTAAGGATTGGTCTTGGCGTTCCTTGGAAGTTTGCTCCCCTTCTCATCGTTGTTGCCATTCTCGGTCAGGCGGTAGGTGCAAGGCTCCGCAGGCGCCAAATGGTTGTGGAGGAGTAATGGATTTTCATGGAACTACCATCTGTGCCGTTTTGAGAGACGGCAAGGTGGCCATGGCCGGAGACGGCCAGGTTACCCTCGGCAATACCGTTTTTAAGAACGGCGCAAGGAAGGTAAGGAAGCTTTACGGAGGGCGCGTTCTTGCCGGCTTTGCAGGTTCTGTTGCCGACGCCTTTTCCTTGCTTGAAAGGTTTGAGGATAAGCTGCAGACTTACGGCGGTAACCTTTTGAAGTCGGCCGTTGAGCTTGCGAAGGATTGGAGAACCGATAGGATTCTCAGGCGTTTGGAGGCTATGCTACTTGTTGCCGATAAGAGCAGAATCCTCCTTATTTCCGGGAACGGCGACGTTATAGAGCCCGATATCCCGGTTATGGCCGTTGGTTCAGGGGGCCCTTACGCTCAGGCTGCGGCTACCGCTCTCTATCAGAATACCGAGCTTCCCGCCGCCGAAATTGCCCGCAAGGCCCTGGAGATTGCAGGTAACATCTGTATTTATACCAACACGAATATCGTTGTTGAAGAGCTTTAAGGAGGAAGTATGTTGAAACGCCTCTTTGGGGGCGAAGAGCCTCGCAGGGAGTCCGGCTCTACCGAGGAGTTCCTCACCCCCCGCCGGATAGTTGAGGAGCTCGATAAGTACGTTGTCGGCCAGAGGGAGGCCAAGAAGGCCGTTGCAATAGCCCTCAGGAACAGGTGGCGCCGTCAGAGGCTCCCCGAGGAGATGAGGGACGAGGTTGTCCCGAAGAACATCATTATGATAGGGCCCACGGGTGTGGGGAAAACGGAGATAGCCCGCAGGCTGGCGAAGCTCGTTAAGGCTCCCTTCATAAAGGTTGAGGCTACGAAGTTTACCGAGGTCGGCTACGTAGGCCGAGACGTTGAGTCTATAATCCGCGACCTTGTAGAGATAGCCGTTAATATGGTGAAGGAAGAGAAGATGGCCCAAGTGGAGGAGCGGGCCAGAGAGCTTGCCTATGAGCGCCTTGCCGAGTATATGGTTCCCGAACCCAAACACCCTCAGCAGCAGTCGGTTCAGAACCTTTTCGACATCTTCTTCCCCTCTCCGGCAAGGCAGAAGGACCACGACTACGAGGCCGAGCTTTCAAGGCTTAAGGACGAGAGGAACAGGATTAAGAAGCTTCTAAAGGAGGGGAAGCTCGACGACGAGATTGTTGAGATTCCCGTTACTGTAGAGACTACTCCCGGTATAAACGTTGTGGGCTTAGGAGGGGACATCTCGAACCTTCAAGATGTTCTCTCTTCCATACTGCCCAAGCCCAAGAAGCTCCGAAAGATGAAGGTTAAGGAAGCCATTCGCTACCTCACCCAGGAAGAGGCCTCCAAGCTCATAGATATGGATGAGGTTATCAGGGAGGCTATAGACAGGGCCGAAAATCAGGGAATCATCTTCATAGACGAAATAGATAAGGTGGCCTCCCGTGAAGGGGCGCGGGGCCCCGATGTCTCAAGGGAGGGAGTCCAGAGGGACCTTCTTCCTATAGTTGAAGGCTCTAAAGTTTCTACCAAGTACGGCCTTGTGAGAACCGACCACATGCTCTTTATAGCCGCCGGAGCTTTTCACGTTGCAAAGCCGTCGGACCTCCTTCCCGAGCTTCAGGGCCGCTTCCCCATAAGGGTAGAGCTTAAACCCCTTACAAAGGAAGATTTTGTGAGAATCCTCACAGAGCCCAAAAACGCCCTTACAAAGCAGTATAAAGCCTTGCTTGAAACCGAAGGGGTGGAGCTTGAGTTTACCCCGGACGGCATAGAGGAGATTGCCCGCATAGCCGAGGAGGCAAACGAGAGGGCCGAGAACATAGGTGCCAGGAGGCTCCACACGGTTATGGAGAAGCTCCTTGAAGAGGTCTCCTTTATGGCTCCGGAGATGAAGGGGCAGAAAGTTGTAGTAGATAGGGATTTTGTGAGGGAGAAGCTCTCCGACATAATTCAAGACGAAGACCTTACCAAGTACGTTCTTTAGGAGTTGTTTTGAGGCTTGAGGAGATTTTTCAAAAAGTTCCCGTTATAGGCGAGGCTTACCTTACCTTCAGCCAGCCCGAGAACTTCTACCTTACGGGCTTTCGCTCAACTTTTGGCGTTACGGTGGTTACCGCTAAGGGAGACGCCCTTTTCCTCACAGACGGCCGCTACTTTGAAGAGGCCAAGAAGCAGGTGAAGAACTTTAAGCTTGTTCTCTGGAAAGGTTGGGAAACCCTGAAAGAGGTGTTAAAAGGGCTCTCTTTGGAGTCTGTATCTGTTGACCCTTCAAGGCTCTCCCTTGCAAACTACCGAAAGCTTCAGGAGTTCATTCAAGTTGTGGAGGCTCCCGGCTTTATATCCCAGTTCAGGGCCAGGAAAACTCCCCGGGAAATCTCCCTCATCACAAGGGCTGTTCAGATAGCAGAGCTTTCCCTGAAAAGCGTTTTGCACCTTCTAAAACCCGGAATTACAGAGCTTGAGTTCCGCAGGGAGCTTATAAACGCCTTCTTTAAGTTCGGGGGAGAGGGAGAGGCCTTCCCCACCATAGTCGCCTCGGGTCCCGGTTCCGCAATTCCCCACTGGCAGACCTCAAACAGGGAGATAAAAGACGGCGACGTTGTAATAGTAGACTTCGGAACCGTTTACGGCGGCTACGTTTCCGATATTACAAGGACTTTCCTCGTAGGGAACGTTCCGTCGCAGATGAAAGAGGTTTACACCGTAGTTAAAGAGGCTCAGGAGCTCGGGGTTTCCCTTTTAAAGGCGGGGAAGGCCTGTAAAGAGATGGATTCGGCCGTTAGGGAGTTTATCGCCTCTAAAGGTTACGGGGAGTTCTTCGTCCACTCCCTCGGTCACGGAATAGGAATAGAGGTGCATGAAGCTCCCACTCTTTCTATCCGTTCAGACCAAGTCCTTCAAGAGGGAAACGTTGTTACCGTTGAGCCGGGTATCTACATCCCGGAGCTCGGCGGCGTTCGAATAGAAGACGACTGCCTTGTCACTGTTGAGGGAAGTTTCCTTATTTCACATGTCATCGTTTAACTACTCTGCCTAATCGGATTTTAAAATCAGTTATTTCTTTCTCTACTTTACTTCCTACGTTTAAAAAGAAGTCTGCTTCTTCTATTACAGGAGTATTCTTTCCAAATTTAAACTTGGTTAATAAAATTATTTCTCCTTCTACTTCATATTCTTTTACCAGATTTAAATC is a window of Thermovibrio ammonificans HB-1 DNA encoding:
- the hslV gene encoding ATP-dependent protease subunit HslV, which produces MDFHGTTICAVLRDGKVAMAGDGQVTLGNTVFKNGARKVRKLYGGRVLAGFAGSVADAFSLLERFEDKLQTYGGNLLKSAVELAKDWRTDRILRRLEAMLLVADKSRILLISGNGDVIEPDIPVMAVGSGGPYAQAAATALYQNTELPAAEIARKALEIAGNICIYTNTNIVVEEL
- the hslU gene encoding ATP-dependent protease ATPase subunit HslU; the protein is MLKRLFGGEEPRRESGSTEEFLTPRRIVEELDKYVVGQREAKKAVAIALRNRWRRQRLPEEMRDEVVPKNIIMIGPTGVGKTEIARRLAKLVKAPFIKVEATKFTEVGYVGRDVESIIRDLVEIAVNMVKEEKMAQVEERARELAYERLAEYMVPEPKHPQQQSVQNLFDIFFPSPARQKDHDYEAELSRLKDERNRIKKLLKEGKLDDEIVEIPVTVETTPGINVVGLGGDISNLQDVLSSILPKPKKLRKMKVKEAIRYLTQEEASKLIDMDEVIREAIDRAENQGIIFIDEIDKVASREGARGPDVSREGVQRDLLPIVEGSKVSTKYGLVRTDHMLFIAAGAFHVAKPSDLLPELQGRFPIRVELKPLTKEDFVRILTEPKNALTKQYKALLETEGVELEFTPDGIEEIARIAEEANERAENIGARRLHTVMEKLLEEVSFMAPEMKGQKVVVDRDFVREKLSDIIQDEDLTKYVL
- a CDS encoding aminopeptidase P family protein, which gives rise to MRLEEIFQKVPVIGEAYLTFSQPENFYLTGFRSTFGVTVVTAKGDALFLTDGRYFEEAKKQVKNFKLVLWKGWETLKEVLKGLSLESVSVDPSRLSLANYRKLQEFIQVVEAPGFISQFRARKTPREISLITRAVQIAELSLKSVLHLLKPGITELEFRRELINAFFKFGGEGEAFPTIVASGPGSAIPHWQTSNREIKDGDVVIVDFGTVYGGYVSDITRTFLVGNVPSQMKEVYTVVKEAQELGVSLLKAGKACKEMDSAVREFIASKGYGEFFVHSLGHGIGIEVHEAPTLSIRSDQVLQEGNVVTVEPGIYIPELGGVRIEDDCLVTVEGSFLISHVIV